In Acidovorax sp. GBBC 1281, a single window of DNA contains:
- a CDS encoding esterase/lipase family protein has translation MTNARWQRGMVVCNLLLAAGWLVWQWPHSPLRAVAGLAAVMLLLRLFMGLQFVCMVRVNRQARRADGVPVPSLAQVVRAWSAEARWASVVFGWWQPFRSTAVPDWLPPPVTGGPPPARGVVLVHGFICNRGFWTPWMKVLRGRGHPFVAVTMEPAFGAIDDYVDTLDEAVRRVTAATGRPPVVVGHSMGGLAVRAWLRARQADARVHRVITLGSPHQGAWAARFSRSANGRQMVPGGEWLRQLAQDEPSGRAALFTCFYSNCDNAVYPAATATLDGADNRLREGLAHVQMAFHPPVVRECLDLIAAL, from the coding sequence TTGACCAATGCACGATGGCAACGCGGAATGGTGGTGTGCAACCTGCTGCTGGCCGCCGGCTGGCTGGTGTGGCAATGGCCCCACTCGCCCCTGCGGGCGGTGGCGGGCCTGGCCGCGGTGATGCTGCTGCTGCGGCTGTTCATGGGGCTGCAGTTCGTGTGCATGGTCCGCGTGAACCGGCAGGCCAGACGGGCCGACGGGGTGCCGGTGCCGTCGCTGGCGCAGGTGGTGCGCGCCTGGTCGGCCGAGGCGCGCTGGGCCAGCGTGGTGTTCGGATGGTGGCAGCCGTTTCGCTCCACCGCCGTGCCCGACTGGCTGCCGCCCCCCGTCACCGGCGGCCCGCCGCCCGCGCGCGGCGTGGTGCTGGTGCACGGCTTCATCTGCAACCGCGGGTTCTGGACGCCCTGGATGAAGGTGCTGCGCGGCCGCGGCCACCCGTTCGTGGCGGTGACGATGGAGCCTGCTTTCGGCGCCATCGACGACTATGTGGACACGCTGGACGAGGCCGTGCGCCGGGTCACCGCCGCCACGGGCCGCCCGCCGGTCGTGGTGGGCCACAGCATGGGCGGTCTGGCCGTGCGGGCGTGGCTGCGGGCGCGGCAGGCCGATGCGCGCGTGCACCGCGTGATCACGCTGGGCTCGCCCCACCAGGGCGCGTGGGCGGCGCGGTTCAGCCGGTCCGCCAACGGCCGGCAGATGGTGCCCGGGGGCGAATGGCTGCGGCAACTGGCGCAGGACGAGCCGTCCGGGCGCGCGGCGCTGTTCACCTGCTTTTATTCCAACTGCGACAACGCGGTGTACCCGGCCGCCACCGCCACGCTGGACGGCGCGGACAACCGCCTTCGCGAGGGCCTGGCGCACGTGCAGATGGCATTTCATCCGCCGGTGGTGCGGGAGTGCCTGGACCTCATCGCGGCCCTGTAG
- a CDS encoding LacI family DNA-binding transcriptional regulator, with protein sequence MATIKDVARRAEVSVTTVSHVVNGTRHVSAEGRARVEAAIRELGYVPSAIARSLKRNHTRTLGMLIPNSSNPYFAEVVHSVEDRCFGAGYNLILCNTNDEAKRQASYLQVLAERRIDGLIVVSTGHDATLARQLEGLSIPTVLVDREIEVPQPPCDLVETAHAQGGRLATRHLLDLGHRRIACIGGPQGLAPSEQRIAGWREALAEAGASSEGMLSHGNFTSQGGYEAMQALFRAPSAPSAVFVCNDLMAMGALCAANERQLRIPDALSVVGFDDIELAAFTSPPLTTVAQPKLRIGTLAVDMLLERIDGKRQEPRQMLLQPELRVRASTARYLFS encoded by the coding sequence ATGGCCACCATCAAGGACGTCGCCCGCCGTGCCGAAGTGTCGGTGACCACCGTGTCGCACGTGGTCAACGGCACGCGCCACGTGAGTGCCGAGGGCCGCGCGCGCGTGGAGGCCGCGATCCGCGAGCTGGGCTACGTGCCCAGCGCCATCGCGCGCAGCCTCAAGCGCAACCACACGCGCACCCTGGGCATGCTGATCCCCAACAGCTCCAACCCGTACTTCGCCGAGGTGGTGCACAGCGTGGAAGACCGCTGCTTCGGCGCGGGCTACAACCTCATCCTGTGCAACACCAACGACGAGGCGAAGCGCCAGGCCTCCTACCTGCAGGTGCTGGCCGAGCGGCGCATCGACGGGCTGATCGTGGTCTCGACCGGGCACGACGCCACGCTGGCGCGGCAGCTGGAAGGCCTGTCGATCCCCACCGTGCTCGTGGACCGCGAGATCGAGGTGCCCCAGCCGCCCTGCGACCTGGTGGAGACCGCGCACGCCCAGGGCGGGCGGCTGGCCACCCGCCACCTGCTGGACCTGGGGCACCGCCGCATCGCCTGCATCGGCGGGCCGCAGGGGCTGGCGCCCAGCGAGCAGCGCATCGCGGGCTGGCGCGAGGCGCTGGCCGAGGCCGGCGCGTCCTCCGAGGGCATGCTGTCGCACGGCAACTTCACCAGCCAGGGCGGCTACGAGGCGATGCAGGCGCTGTTCCGCGCCCCTTCGGCCCCGAGCGCCGTCTTCGTGTGCAACGACCTCATGGCCATGGGCGCGTTGTGCGCCGCGAACGAGCGGCAGCTGCGCATTCCCGATGCCCTGTCGGTCGTCGGCTTCGACGACATCGAACTGGCCGCCTTCACCAGCCCACCGCTCACCACCGTCGCCCAGCCCAAGCTGCGCATCGGCACGCTGGCGGTGGACATGCTGCTCGAACGCATCGACGGCAAGCGGCAGGAGCCGCGCCAGATGCTGCTGCAACCCGAACTGCGCGTGCGGGCCTCCACGGCCCGGTACCTTTTTTCCTGA
- a CDS encoding ABC transporter permease, with protein sequence MNTPAPAPQAAAPSSSAATSASVWRTQLGTFLGLAAVLVGMVVLFSWMSEYFWSRETFVTIANEIPALAVMAVGMTFVLIIAGIDLSVGSVMALSAATSAAAILQWKWSVPAAAALALATGLICGTVTGAVSVAWRLPSFIVSLGMLEAVRGGAYVVTDSRTQYVGDAISWLSAPVAGGVSVAFVLALVLVVVAQLVLSRTVFGRCLVGIGTNEEAMRLAGVDPRPIRIAVFALTGLLAGLAGLMQSARLEAADPNAGTGMELQVIAAVVIGGTSLMGGRGSVITTAFGVLIIAVLEAGLAQIGASEPSKRIITGCVIVAAVIVDTVRQRRAAV encoded by the coding sequence ATGAACACCCCCGCACCGGCGCCCCAGGCCGCCGCCCCTTCTTCTTCCGCCGCCACATCCGCCTCCGTCTGGCGCACGCAACTGGGCACCTTCCTGGGGCTGGCGGCCGTGCTGGTCGGCATGGTCGTGCTGTTTTCGTGGATGTCCGAGTACTTTTGGAGCCGCGAGACCTTCGTCACCATCGCCAACGAGATCCCGGCGCTGGCCGTGATGGCCGTGGGCATGACGTTCGTGCTGATCATCGCGGGCATCGACCTGTCGGTGGGCTCGGTGATGGCGCTGTCGGCGGCCACGTCGGCCGCCGCCATCCTGCAATGGAAATGGAGCGTGCCGGCCGCGGCCGCGCTGGCGCTGGCCACCGGCCTGATCTGCGGCACGGTGACCGGTGCGGTGTCGGTGGCCTGGCGCCTGCCCTCGTTCATCGTCTCGCTGGGCATGCTGGAGGCGGTGCGCGGCGGCGCCTACGTGGTGACCGATTCGCGCACGCAATACGTGGGCGATGCCATCTCGTGGCTGTCGGCGCCCGTGGCGGGCGGTGTCTCGGTGGCGTTCGTGCTGGCCCTCGTGCTGGTGGTGGTGGCGCAGCTGGTGCTGTCGCGCACAGTGTTCGGCCGGTGCCTGGTGGGCATCGGCACCAACGAAGAGGCCATGCGCCTGGCGGGCGTGGACCCGCGCCCCATCCGCATCGCGGTGTTCGCGCTCACCGGCCTGCTGGCCGGGCTGGCGGGGCTGATGCAGTCCGCGCGCCTGGAAGCGGCCGACCCCAATGCCGGCACCGGCATGGAGCTGCAGGTGATCGCCGCCGTGGTGATCGGCGGCACCAGCCTGATGGGCGGGCGCGGCTCGGTCATCACCACCGCATTCGGCGTGCTCATCATCGCGGTGCTGGAGGCGGGCCTGGCGCAGATCGGCGCGAGCGAGCCGAGCAAGCGCATCATCACCGGCTGCGTGATCGTGGCCGCCGTGATCGTCGATACCGTGCGCCAGCGCCGGGCAGCCGTTTAA
- a CDS encoding AMP-binding protein → MERIWLKNYPPGVPHSVEPEQYRSLPHLFEESFRKHADRPFSVCMDRWMTYGELDRLSAQLGAWLQGQGLEPGARVAIMLPNVPQFGVTMAGVLRAGYTCVNVNPLYTARELEHQLKDSGATAIVILENFAHTLAEVIDRTAVRHVCVASMGDLLGAAFGRWITFAVRHLAKMVPAYEIPLTNGRQVVPFNKALALGERRTLAPSHATLDSTAFLQYTGGTTGLSKGAVLTHRNIVAATLQAEAWFTPALSKVGDVRHANSIAALPLYHIFALTLCLLAIRQGSHLTLIPNPRDIPKFVAVLKKRPFHMLPAVNTLFNALLHNPQFAALDFSHLCVSQAGGMAASEGTARQWQKVTGSTMIEGWGMSETCAIGTNNPVNNTQFTGTIGLPLPGIDIAIKDDAGESLAIGQSGEICIRGPNVMTGYYQQPEENAKAFTADGFMRTGDVGIMDEAGYTRIIDRKKDMILVSGFNVFPNELEQVISMCPGVLECAAIGVPDEKQGEAIKVFVVKSDPALSEEDVERYCHEHLTGYKRPRHIEFRDALPKTNVGKILRRELRS, encoded by the coding sequence ATGGAACGGATCTGGCTGAAAAACTACCCTCCGGGGGTGCCGCACAGCGTGGAGCCCGAGCAGTACCGCTCGCTGCCGCACCTGTTCGAGGAGTCGTTCCGCAAGCATGCCGACCGCCCCTTTTCGGTCTGCATGGACCGGTGGATGACCTACGGCGAGCTCGACCGCCTGTCGGCCCAGCTCGGCGCCTGGCTGCAGGGCCAGGGACTGGAGCCCGGGGCGCGCGTGGCCATCATGCTGCCCAACGTGCCGCAGTTCGGCGTGACCATGGCGGGCGTGCTGCGCGCCGGCTACACCTGCGTGAACGTGAACCCGCTGTACACCGCGCGGGAGCTGGAGCACCAGCTCAAGGATTCCGGCGCCACCGCCATCGTGATCCTGGAGAACTTCGCCCACACCCTGGCCGAGGTGATCGACCGCACCGCCGTGCGGCACGTGTGCGTTGCCAGCATGGGCGACCTGCTGGGCGCGGCCTTCGGGCGCTGGATCACGTTCGCCGTGCGCCACCTGGCCAAGATGGTGCCGGCCTACGAGATTCCACTCACCAACGGCCGCCAGGTGGTGCCGTTCAACAAGGCATTGGCCCTGGGCGAGCGGCGCACGCTGGCGCCCAGCCACGCCACGCTGGATTCGACCGCCTTCCTCCAGTACACCGGGGGCACCACGGGGCTGTCGAAGGGCGCGGTGCTCACGCACCGCAACATCGTGGCCGCCACGCTGCAGGCCGAGGCATGGTTCACACCCGCGCTGTCCAAGGTGGGAGACGTGCGCCATGCCAACAGCATCGCGGCGCTGCCGCTGTACCACATCTTCGCGCTCACGCTGTGCCTGCTGGCGATCCGCCAGGGCTCGCACCTCACGCTGATCCCCAACCCGCGCGACATTCCCAAATTCGTCGCGGTGCTGAAGAAGCGGCCCTTCCACATGCTGCCGGCGGTCAACACGCTGTTCAACGCGCTGCTGCACAACCCGCAGTTCGCTGCGCTCGATTTTTCGCACCTGTGCGTGTCCCAGGCCGGCGGCATGGCCGCGTCGGAGGGCACGGCGCGACAGTGGCAGAAAGTGACGGGCAGCACCATGATCGAAGGCTGGGGCATGAGCGAGACCTGCGCCATCGGCACCAACAACCCGGTGAACAACACGCAGTTCACCGGCACCATCGGCCTGCCCCTGCCGGGCATCGACATCGCCATCAAGGACGATGCCGGCGAGAGCCTGGCCATCGGCCAGTCCGGCGAGATCTGCATCCGCGGCCCCAACGTGATGACCGGCTACTACCAGCAGCCCGAGGAGAACGCCAAGGCCTTCACGGCGGACGGCTTCATGCGCACGGGCGACGTCGGCATCATGGACGAGGCTGGATACACCCGCATCATCGACCGCAAGAAGGACATGATCCTGGTGAGCGGCTTCAACGTGTTCCCCAACGAACTGGAGCAAGTGATCTCAATGTGCCCCGGCGTGCTGGAATGCGCGGCCATCGGCGTGCCGGACGAGAAACAGGGTGAGGCGATCAAGGTGTTCGTGGTGAAAAGCGACCCGGCGCTGTCGGAGGAAGACGTGGAGCGCTACTGCCACGAGCACCTCACCGGCTACAAGCGGCCCCGGCACATCGAGTTTCGGGATGCGCTGCCCAAGACGAACGTGGGCAAGATCTTGCGCCGGGAACTGCGCAGCTGA
- a CDS encoding sugar ABC transporter ATP-binding protein, with amino-acid sequence MIGVGKDYHATTVLHTVTLSLHAGEVLALTGENGAGKSTLSKILCGLEPASRGSMRLAGHPYAPASRRDAEGQGVRMVMQELGLIPTLTVAENLLMGRLPHRAGWLRRGALHAAARTQLAKIGLTDIDPATPVARLGLGQQQMVEIARNLHDDTRVLVLDEPTAMLTPRETNYLFEQIARLTARGVAIVYVSHRLEELRRIADRVAVLRDGALVDARPMAGLSEADLVQRMVGRAVSDQEHRPRRQAGPVVLRTEGLGRGTAVQDVNLELRAGEVFGIAGLVGSGRTELLRLLFGADRADRGTVVLSEGHDPNRPPAQSVLGHTATNSIANDSHEPRERRIPRGFASPMQAIAAGIGLVAEDRKSQGLLLTQPIRVNATLSDLSAVSRLGWLRRAHESSVVQGFIRTLGVRCRGPEQPVGQLSGGNQQKVVFARWLHRDGRVLLLDEPTRGVDVGARADLYAELDRMADAGRALCMVSSDLRELMAMADRIGVMSAGRLVAVFERGQWTEQSLLAAAFSEPGGRTAAPKPLSA; translated from the coding sequence ATGATCGGCGTGGGCAAGGACTACCACGCCACCACGGTGCTCCACACGGTGACGCTGTCGCTGCATGCGGGCGAGGTGCTGGCCCTCACCGGGGAGAACGGCGCGGGCAAGAGCACGCTGTCCAAGATCCTGTGCGGGCTGGAGCCGGCCTCGCGCGGCAGCATGCGGCTCGCGGGCCACCCCTATGCGCCCGCCTCGCGCCGCGACGCCGAGGGCCAGGGCGTGCGCATGGTCATGCAGGAGCTGGGCCTGATTCCCACGCTCACCGTGGCCGAGAACCTGCTGATGGGCCGCCTGCCGCACCGCGCGGGCTGGCTGCGCCGCGGCGCGCTGCATGCGGCCGCCCGCACGCAACTGGCCAAGATCGGCCTGACCGACATCGACCCGGCCACGCCGGTCGCGCGCCTGGGGCTGGGGCAGCAGCAGATGGTGGAGATCGCCCGCAACCTGCACGATGACACGCGCGTGCTGGTGCTGGACGAGCCCACCGCCATGCTCACGCCGCGGGAGACCAACTATTTGTTCGAACAGATCGCGCGGCTCACGGCGCGCGGGGTGGCGATCGTCTACGTGTCGCACCGGCTGGAGGAACTGCGCCGCATCGCCGACCGCGTGGCCGTGCTGCGCGACGGCGCGCTGGTGGACGCCCGCCCCATGGCCGGCCTGAGCGAGGCCGATCTGGTGCAGCGCATGGTGGGCCGCGCGGTGAGCGACCAGGAACACCGCCCACGCCGCCAGGCCGGCCCGGTGGTGCTGCGCACCGAGGGCCTGGGCCGGGGCACGGCGGTGCAGGACGTGAACCTGGAGCTGCGCGCGGGCGAGGTCTTCGGCATCGCGGGCCTGGTGGGCTCGGGCCGCACCGAGCTGCTGCGCCTGCTGTTCGGCGCCGACCGGGCGGACCGGGGCACGGTGGTGCTGTCCGAAGGACATGATCCAAATCGGCCTCCAGCACAATCGGTACTAGGGCATACCGCTACAAATTCAATAGCAAACGATTCACACGAGCCGCGCGAACGCCGCATTCCGCGCGGCTTCGCCTCGCCGATGCAGGCCATCGCGGCGGGCATCGGGCTGGTGGCGGAGGACCGCAAGTCGCAGGGCCTGCTGCTCACGCAGCCGATCCGCGTGAACGCCACGCTCTCCGACCTGTCGGCCGTCTCGCGCCTGGGCTGGCTGCGCCGGGCGCACGAAAGCAGCGTGGTGCAGGGTTTCATCCGCACGCTGGGCGTGCGTTGCCGCGGGCCCGAGCAGCCCGTGGGCCAGCTGTCGGGGGGCAACCAGCAGAAGGTGGTGTTCGCCCGCTGGCTGCACCGCGACGGCCGCGTGCTGCTGCTGGACGAGCCCACGCGCGGCGTGGACGTGGGCGCGCGCGCCGACCTGTATGCCGAACTCGACCGCATGGCGGATGCCGGGCGCGCGCTGTGCATGGTGTCGTCCGACCTGCGCGAACTGATGGCCATGGCCGACCGCATCGGCGTGATGAGCGCCGGGCGCCTGGTGGCCGTGTTCGAACGCGGCCAGTGGACCGAACAGTCCCTGCTCGCGGCCGCTTTTTCCGAACCCGGTGGCCGCACGGCCGCCCCCAAACCCCTTTCCGCATGA
- a CDS encoding sugar ABC transporter substrate-binding protein has product MPFTRRSVQTAAALAVLGGLLASPAFAQDKPKIALVMKSLANEFFRTMEDGAKAHQKAHASEYTLVANGIKNETDTAAQIKMIEQAVAQKVNAIVLAPADSKALVPAVKAAVDKGILVVNIDNRLDTDALKEKNLTVPFVGPDNRAGAKLVGDYLAKSIKAGDKVGIIEGVSTTFNAQQRTLGFQDAMKAANIKVVGVQSGQWEIEKGNTVAAGMLREHPDLVALLAGNDSMALGAVAAVKAAGKVGKVQVVGYDNINAIKPMLADGRVLATADQYAAKQAVFGIELVQKALAAKTPQAQLPAEVKTEVVLVTKDSK; this is encoded by the coding sequence ATGCCCTTCACCCGCCGCTCCGTTCAAACCGCCGCCGCCCTCGCCGTGCTGGGGGGCCTGCTGGCCTCGCCCGCGTTCGCGCAGGACAAGCCCAAGATCGCGCTGGTGATGAAATCGCTGGCCAACGAGTTCTTCCGCACCATGGAAGACGGCGCCAAGGCGCACCAGAAGGCGCATGCCAGCGAATACACGCTGGTGGCCAACGGCATCAAGAACGAGACGGATACCGCCGCGCAGATCAAGATGATCGAGCAGGCCGTGGCGCAGAAGGTCAACGCCATCGTGCTGGCGCCGGCCGATTCCAAGGCGCTGGTCCCGGCCGTCAAGGCGGCGGTGGACAAGGGCATCCTGGTGGTGAACATCGACAACCGCCTGGACACCGACGCGCTCAAGGAAAAGAACCTGACCGTGCCCTTCGTCGGCCCCGACAACCGCGCGGGTGCCAAGCTGGTGGGCGACTACCTGGCCAAATCGATCAAGGCGGGCGACAAGGTCGGCATCATCGAAGGCGTGTCGACCACGTTCAACGCGCAGCAGCGCACGCTGGGCTTCCAGGACGCAATGAAGGCCGCCAACATCAAGGTGGTGGGCGTGCAGTCCGGCCAGTGGGAGATCGAGAAGGGCAACACGGTCGCCGCCGGCATGCTGCGCGAGCACCCCGACCTGGTGGCGCTGCTGGCCGGCAACGACAGCATGGCGCTGGGCGCGGTGGCCGCGGTGAAGGCCGCCGGCAAAGTCGGCAAGGTGCAGGTGGTGGGCTACGACAACATCAACGCGATCAAGCCCATGCTGGCCGATGGCCGCGTGCTCGCCACGGCCGACCAGTACGCCGCCAAGCAGGCCGTGTTCGGCATCGAGCTGGTGCAGAAGGCCCTGGCCGCCAAGACGCCCCAGGCCCAGTTGCCGGCCGAGGTCAAGACCGAGGTGGTGCTGGTCACCAAGGACAGCAAGTAA